A section of the Triticum dicoccoides isolate Atlit2015 ecotype Zavitan chromosome 7A, WEW_v2.0, whole genome shotgun sequence genome encodes:
- the LOC119330058 gene encoding BUD13 homolog has product MRRMEAIRTARPYNSIANDGSGWVTLPVPEPAGSGSPRGRRNDTPSPERGGGAGRKEDLSPPRRRQRRDTPSPKRGGAEGSDISPPRQRQRRRDTPSPDGKGTGEGGDLSPPRKSRRQANPSPPRRRARHDSEEPQDISPPRRRTRHDSEEPQNHSPPRRRTRHDSEEPQNHSPSRRRSRYDSEEPGDISPPRRRKRQDSAQLDDLSLARRQNLGQSLGDGDISPPRKGRKSASDDLSPPRKERDTSPPRKVRKEGAPKETMRAGLMSAEEVKEDIRKIKEDEKLKFAAQDPSFTGKGAKVVFRDKEGKRINQEDIQKAKKDEKPKEKHIEWGKGLVQKRAAEARVKELEDVKDQPFARTRDDPELDGMLKNRLRWGDPMAHLVKRKDTDFLLNDLGDDEKMKESGFIVPQNVPAHSWLKRGVDPPPNRYGIKPGRHWDGVDRSNGYEKDMYKLKNDKQATEQEAYLWSVADM; this is encoded by the exons ATGCGGCGCATGGAGGCGATCCGGACCGCCCGCCCCTACAACTCCATCGCTAACGACGGCAGCGGGTGGGTCACTCTGCCTGTTCCGGAGCCTGCGGGCAGTGGCTCGCCCCGCGGCCGCCGGAACGACACTCCGTCGCCTGAGAGGGGAGGTGGCGCCGGGAGGAAGGAGGACCTCTCTCCCCCGCGGCGAAGGCAGCGGCGTGACACGCCATCTCCTAAGCGTGGAGGTGCTGAGGGGAGTGATATTTCGCCTCCGAGGCAGAGGCAAAGGCGGCGTGACACACCCTCGCCGGATGGCAAGGGTACAGGAGAGGGAGGCGATCTGTCACCGCCACGGAAGTCCAGGCGGCAAGCCAATCCCTCTCCTCCAAGGAGGCGGGCTCGCCATGATTCCGAGGAACCCCAGGACATCTCACCACCACGGAGGCGCACGAGGCACGACTCCGAGGAGCCTCAGAACCACTCCCCCCCTCGGCGCCGGACTCGGCATGACTCGGAGGAGCCTCAGAACCACTCCCCCTCTCGGCGCCGGTCACGGTATGATTCGGAGGAGCCCGGAGACATCTCTCCGCCACGAAGACGGAAGCGCCAGGACTCTGCACAGCTGGACGACCTGTCGCTCGCAAGAAGACAAAATTTGGGACAGAGCCTGGGTGATGGGGATATTTCTCCACCAAGGAAGGGTCGGAAGTCTGCATCAGATGATTTATCTCCACCTCGTAAGGAGAGAGACACTTCTCCTCCAAGGAAGGTTAGAAAGGAAGGAGCTCCGAAAGAGACAATGAGAGCTGGGTTGATGTCAGCAGAGGAAGTTAAAGAGGACATCAGAAAGATTAAGGAGGATGAGAAGCTCAA GTTTGCAGCACAGGACCCTTCGTTCACTGGTAAAGGGGCAAAGGTAGTGTTCCGAGATAAGGAAG GAAAAAGGATAAATCAAGAAGACATACAGAAGGCAAAGAAAGACGAGAAGCCAAAG GAAAAACATATAGAATGGGGTAAAGGTTTGGTGCAGAAACGAGCAGCCGAGGCTCGAGTGAAGGAGCTTGAAGATGTGAAGGATCAGCCATTTGCAAGAACAAG GGATGATCCTGAGCTTGACGGCATGCTCAAAAACAGACTCCGATGGGGTGATCCTATGGCTCATCTTGTCAAG CGCAAAGATACAGATTTTCTTCTCAATGACTTGGGAGATGATGAAAAGATGAAGGAATCTGGATTTATAGTTCCTCAAAATGTACCTGCTCACAGCTGGCTGAAGCGTGGGGTAGATCCTCCTCCAAACCGTTATGGCATAAAACCAGGCCGTCATTGGGATGGAGTGGACCGCAGCAATG GATACGAGAAGGACATGTACAAGCTAAAGAATGACAAGCAGGCCACGGAGCAGGAGGCCTACCTTTGGTCCGTCGCAGATATGTGA